A genomic segment from Streptomyces sp. NBC_00459 encodes:
- a CDS encoding enoyl-CoA hydratase family protein yields the protein MSPFTGSTPRTSTWHHLRLDLAPTGVATVTLARPEKLNALTFGAYADLRDLLAELSRERSVRALVLAGEGRGFCSGGDVDEIIGATLSMDTAQLVDFNRMTGQVVRAVRECPFPVIAAVHGVAAGAGAVLALAADFRVADPSARFAFLFTRVGLSGGDMGAAYLLPRVVGLGHATRLLMLGEPVRAPEAERIGLISQLTDEGRADEAARTLAHRLAEGPALAYAQTKALLTAELDMPLAAAVELDAATQALLMTGEDYKEFHAAFTEKRPPKWRGR from the coding sequence ATGAGTCCCTTCACCGGCTCGACCCCCCGCACCTCCACCTGGCACCACCTCCGCCTCGACCTCGCCCCCACCGGCGTGGCCACCGTCACCCTCGCCCGTCCCGAGAAACTCAACGCCCTCACCTTCGGCGCCTACGCCGACCTGCGCGACCTGCTCGCCGAGCTGTCCCGGGAGAGATCCGTACGGGCGTTGGTGCTGGCCGGAGAGGGCCGCGGCTTCTGCTCCGGCGGCGATGTCGACGAGATCATCGGCGCCACCCTCTCCATGGACACCGCCCAGCTGGTCGACTTCAACCGGATGACCGGGCAGGTCGTGCGGGCCGTACGGGAGTGCCCCTTCCCGGTGATCGCGGCGGTGCACGGCGTGGCGGCGGGTGCCGGAGCGGTTCTCGCGCTGGCCGCGGACTTCCGTGTCGCCGACCCGTCCGCGCGCTTCGCGTTCCTCTTCACCCGGGTCGGCCTCTCCGGCGGCGACATGGGCGCCGCCTACCTGCTGCCCCGGGTCGTCGGACTCGGTCACGCGACCCGCCTGCTGATGCTCGGCGAGCCGGTGCGGGCGCCCGAGGCCGAGCGCATCGGCCTGATCAGCCAACTGACCGACGAGGGCCGCGCCGACGAGGCGGCCCGGACACTGGCCCACCGCCTCGCGGAGGGCCCGGCACTGGCGTACGCACAGACGAAGGCCCTCCTCACCGCCGAACTGGACATGCCCCTGGCGGCAGCCGTGGAACTGGACGCCGCCACCCAGGCCCTCCTCATGACCGGCGAGGACTACAAGGAGTTCCACGCGGCGTTCACCGAGAAGCGCCCCCCGAAATGGCGGGGACGATGA